The Pogona vitticeps strain Pit_001003342236 chromosome 6, PviZW2.1, whole genome shotgun sequence genome contains a region encoding:
- the LOC110079130 gene encoding uncharacterized protein LOC110079130, with the protein MVSQEHGNSHFPALGPRDMLLVCLAFLFLSVLGTQASQACPHLCFCYESSNFVDCHGRHLPRIPHGIPHNTWMLDLRHNNLSGLEGGCFDALWSMKILLLGHNSIIRIWTKAFKSLNFLEKMDLSHNLLAHLPHDFSDDLTSLKDLKVAHNHLGALGFESLQYLENLEKLDLSHNRVTSIEKGTFRGLSRLRHLYLQFNRLAVVHNGFFFMLQNLEVLLLSNNNISSIEVEAFTSLHNMNLLGLTGNQLIHLKFKTFLNIQTISTHIQLANNQWACDCDLQRVFGKLTSVRHLHVDDYENITCASPWQLAGLPLISVDSQLCVAETATVLVITVTVLVTVIAAIVMAERNRKKNQEKNWNESEAPFDVHEK; encoded by the coding sequence ATGGTCTCACAAGAGCACGGCAACAGCCACTTCCCAGCGTTAGGCCCAAGAGACATGTTGCTCGTGTGTCTCGCTTTCCTCTTCCTGTCTGTCCTTGGGACGCAGGCTTCCCAAGCTTGCCCTCACCTGTGCTTCTGCTACGAATCTTCCAATTTTGTGGACTGCCATGGACGACACCTCCCTCGCATCCCGCATGGTATCCCTCATAACACATGGATGCTGGACCTGAGGCACAACAACTTGAGTGGGCTGGAAGGAGGCTGCTTTGATGCCCTGTGGTCCATGAAGATCCTTCTGCTGGGCCACAACTCGATTATCAGAATCTGGACCAAAGCCTTCAAATCTCTCAACTTCCTGGAGAAGATGGATCTCAGCCACAACCTTCTTGCCCATCTGCCTCATGACTTCTCAGATGACTTGACCTCCCTCAAGGAtctcaaagtggctcacaatcATCTGGGGGCCTTGGGTTTTGAAAGTCTCCAGTACCTGGAGAACTTAGAGAAGTTAGATCTGAGCCATAATCGTGTGACTTCAATTGAGAAGGGAACTTTCCGGGGCCTTTCTAGGCTCCGACACCTCTACCTTCAGTTCAACAGGCTTGCGGTTGTCCACAATGGCTTCTTCTTTATGCTCCAGAACCtggaagtcctgttgcttagcaacaacaacatcagCTCCATTGAGGTGGAGGCCTTCACCTCTCTGCACAACATGAACCTCTTGGGCTTGACTGGCAACCAGCTCATCCATCTCAAATTTAAGACTTTCCTCAACATCCAGACCATCAGCACCCACATCCAGCTGGCAAACAACCAGTGGGCCTGTGACTGTGACCTGCAGCGAGTGTTTGGTAAGCTCACAAGCGTCCGACACCTCCACGTGGACGACTATGAGAACATCACCTGTGCCAGTCCCTGGCAGCTTGCTGGCTTGCCCCTCATTTCTGTGGACAGTCAGTTGTGTGTGGCAGAGACGGCCACGGTCCTGGTGATCACTGTCACGGTCTTAGTGACGGTGATTGCCGCCATTGTGATGGCCGagaggaacaggaagaagaaCCAAGAGAAGAACTGGAATGAATCAGAAGCTCCCTTTGACGTGCACGAAAAATAA